One region of Vitis vinifera cultivar Pinot Noir 40024 chromosome 1, ASM3070453v1 genomic DNA includes:
- the LOC100262218 gene encoding U4/U6 small nuclear ribonucleoprotein Prp31 homolog yields the protein MSEFKAALSDPFLADLEELSDNEADLANEDDMGVGNMEEDDDGEMADIEALNYDDLDSVSKLQKTQRYIDIMQKVEDALEKGSDMSNHGIVLEDDPEYQLIVDCNALSVDIENEIVIIHNFIRDNYRLKFPELESLVHHPIDYARVVKKIGNEMDLTLVDLEGLLPSAIIMVVSVTASTTSGKPLPEENLKKTVDACDRALALDLAKKKVLDFVESRMGYIAPNLSAIVGSAVAAKLMGTAGGLTALAKMPACNVQLLGAKKKNLAGFSTATSQFRVGYIEQTEIFQSTPPSLRMRACRLLAAKSTLSARVDSTRGDPTGKTGRTLREEILKKIEKWQEPPPAKQPKPLPVPDSEPKKKRGGRRLRKMKERYAITDMRKLANRMQFGVPEESSLGDGLGEGYGMLGQAGNGKLRVSVGQSKLAAKVAKKFKEKQYGSSGATSGLTSSLAFTPVQGIELSNPQAHANQLGSGTQSTYFSEIGTFSKIKRT from the exons ATGTCCGAGTTCAAG GCAGCTCTTTCTGATCCTTTCCTGGCAGATTTGGAGGAATTGTCAGACAATGAAGCCGATCTTGCT AATGAAGATGACATGGGTGTTGGAAACATGGAAGAAGACGATGATGGGGAGATGGCAGATATTGAAGCTCTTAATTATGATGATCTGGACAGTGTCTCCAAATTACAGAAAACACAACGTTACATTGACATTATGCag AAAGTTGAAGATGCGCTAGAGAAGGGGTCTGATATGTCAAATCATGGGATAGTTTTGGAAGATGATCCTGAATACCAGTTGATAGTGGATTGCAATGCATTGTCAGTTGATATTGAGAATGAAATTGTTATTATCCACAACTTTATCCGTGATAACTACCGTTTGAAATTTCCGGAACTTGAGTCACTTGTGCATCACCCAATTGATTATGCTCGAGTTGTTAAGAAGATTGGGAATGAAATGGATTTAACCCTTGTTGACCTCGAGGGGCTTTTACCTTCAGCTATCATTATGGTTGTTTCAGTTACTGCATCAACTACTAGTGGCAAGCCACTTCCGGAGGAAAACCTTAAAAAGACAGTTGATGCATGTGACAGAGCTCTTGCTCTAGATTTAGCTAAGAAAAAGGTCCTTGATTTTGTAGAAAGCAGAATGGGTTATATTGCGCCCAATCTTTCTGCTATAGTTGGCAGTGCTGTTGCTGCTAAACTTATGGGGACTGCTGGTGGTCTCACAGCATTAGCTAAGATGCCAGCCTGTAATGTTCAGCTTCTTGGTGCCAAGAAAAAGAACCTTGCAGGGTTTTCTACTGCAACATCCCAATTTCGGGTAGGTTATATCGAGCAAACAGAGATATTTCAGAGCACACCCCCTTCCTTGAGGATGCGAGCCTGCCGGCTTTTGGCTGCAAAATCAACACTTTCTGCACGAGTAGATTCTACAAGGGGAGATCCTACAGGGAAAACTGGAAGAACCTTGCGAGAAGAGATCCTTAAGAAGATTGAGAAATGGCAAGAGCCACCTCCTGCAAAACAACCTAAACCTCTTCCAGTTCCTGATTCTGAGCCTAAAAAGAAGAGAGGTGGTCGTCGGCTAAGGAAGATGAAGGAGAG GTATGCTATAACGGACATGAGGAAGCTGGCCAATAGGATGCAATTTGGTGTTCCTGAAGAGAGTTCTTTAG GGGATGGACTGGGGGAAGGATATGGAATGCTCGGTCAGGCTGGGAATGGGAAGTTGCGTGTATCAGTTGGTCAGAGTAAACTTGCTGCCAAAGTTGCTAAAAA GTTCAAGGAAAAGCAATATGGAAGCAGTGGTGCTACCTCAGGACTGACTTCAAGTTTGGCCTTCACACCTGTGCAG GGAATTGAGCTGTCAAATCCCCAGGCTCATGCAAATCAGCTTGGAAGTGGAACCCAAAGTACCTACTTTTCTGAAATAGGAACCTTTTCAAAGATCAAGAGGACCTGA
- the LOC100257112 gene encoding spermidine synthase 2, translated as MAEHTREGEENGVSGCMSSVIPGWFSEISPMWPGEAHSLKVEKILFQEKSDYQNVMVFQSATYGKVLVLDGVIQLTERDECAYQEMITHLPLCSIPNPKKVLVIGGGDGGVLREVARHSSVEQIDICEIDGMVVDVSKKFFPDVAIGYDDPRVNLHIGDGVAFMKNAPEGTYDAVIVDSSDPIGPAQELFEKPFFASVARALRPGGVVCTQAESIWLHMHIIEDIVTNCRQIFKGSVNYAWTTVPTYPSGVIGFMLCSTEGPAVDFKHPVNPIDANESACKSSRPLKFYNSEIHAAAFCLPSFAKKVIDSKTT; from the exons ATGGCTGAACATACCAGAGAGGGCGAAGAGAATGGGGTCAGCGGTTGCATGTCTTCTGTGATTCCTGGGTGGTTTTCGGAGATTAGCCCAATGTGGCCTG GAGAGGCACATTCCTTAAAGGTAGAAAAGATCTTATTTCAGGAGAAATCTGACTACCAGAATGTAATGGTCTTTCAG TCAGCAACATATGGAAAGGTTCTCGTTTTGGATGGGGTGATTCAACTCACAGAGAGGGATGAATGCGCATATCAAGAAATGATCACTCACCTGCCACTTTGCTCAATTCCAAACCCAAAGAAG GTTTTGGTCATTGGCGGAGGAGATGGTGGTGTCCTGCGAGAAGTGGCCCGACATTCTTCTGTTGAGCAGATAGATATCTGTGAAATTGATGGGATGGTTGTCGAT gtttctaaaaaatttttCCCTGACGTAGCAATTGGGTATGATGATCCCCGTGTGAATCTCCATATTGGCGATG GGGTTGCATTTATGAAGAATGCACCTGAAGGAACTTATGATGCTGTTATAGTAGATTCTTCTGACCCAATAG GTCCTGCACAGGAGCTTTTTGAGAAGCCTTTCTTTGCGTCAGTGGCAAGGGCTCTTCGTCCAGGGGGAGTTGTGTGTACTCAGGCAGAAAGTATATGGCTTCATATGCACATTATTGAAGACATTGTCACAAACTGCCGCCAGATATTCAAAGGCTCTGTCAACTATGCATGGACAACAGTTCCTACATACCCAAG TGGGGTGATTGGATTCATGCTGTGCTCTACTGAGGGACCTGCTGTTGATTTCAAGCATCCTGTCAATCCCATTGATGCAAATGAGAGTGCTTGCAAGTCAAGTCGACCTTTGAAATTTTACAACTCAGAG ATTCACGCTGCAGCTTTCTGTTTGCCATCTTTTGCAAAGAAGGTGATTGATTCAAAaactacatga